In Nocardia asteroides, a single genomic region encodes these proteins:
- a CDS encoding LCP family protein: MAEEKPRPAIFGPVRVLVALVAVATFAITGYGWHGVDSLVSDIERIDNLSLGGGRDGAVDILLVGVDSRTDAHGDPLSDDERAMLHAGDEVGTNTDTIVLIRVPNDGSSATAISIPRDSYVDIPEFGKGKINSAYGATKETERLELLNQGVSESAAEDRSTQAGRKALISSVANLTGITVDHYAEVSLLGFVLLTDAVGGVEVCLTNAVDEWMSGADFPAGVQKLDGPQALSFVRQRHDLPRGDLDRIVRQQVFMAQLVSQMLSAGTLGNPGRLQQLSDAVGRTVVLDEDWDVLAFLRQLRDLSAGQVRFETIPVADLNGMTAYGEAVVKVEPKTVKKYVASLVGEQGAGEPAVLPAAVTVDVYNSSGVAGLAGQVSEALTGKGFRPGEIGNWTGETALASTVVAADADDPKAAAVAEALGGLPVRADAAVLPGAIGVVLASDYSGPGSSAAGVFDFSETAAATATPVPPAPPIAAGNTGPKCVN, encoded by the coding sequence ATCGCGGAGGAGAAGCCGCGGCCCGCCATCTTCGGCCCGGTGCGGGTGCTGGTCGCGCTGGTCGCGGTGGCCACCTTCGCGATCACCGGTTACGGCTGGCACGGCGTCGATTCCCTGGTCTCCGACATCGAACGGATCGACAATCTCTCGCTCGGCGGCGGCCGGGACGGCGCGGTCGACATCCTGCTGGTCGGGGTGGACAGCCGCACCGACGCGCACGGCGACCCGCTCTCCGACGACGAGCGCGCCATGCTGCACGCCGGTGACGAGGTCGGCACCAACACCGACACCATCGTGCTGATCCGGGTGCCGAACGACGGCAGCTCGGCGACCGCGATCTCGATCCCGCGCGACTCCTACGTCGACATCCCCGAGTTCGGCAAGGGCAAGATCAACTCGGCGTACGGCGCGACCAAGGAGACCGAGCGGCTGGAGCTGCTGAACCAGGGCGTCTCCGAGTCCGCCGCCGAGGACCGCTCCACCCAGGCCGGGCGCAAGGCGCTGATCTCCTCGGTCGCGAACCTCACCGGTATCACCGTCGACCACTACGCCGAGGTGAGCCTGCTCGGTTTCGTGCTGCTCACCGACGCGGTCGGCGGCGTCGAGGTCTGCCTGACCAACGCCGTGGACGAGTGGATGTCCGGCGCCGACTTCCCGGCGGGCGTGCAGAAGCTGGACGGGCCGCAGGCGCTCAGCTTCGTCCGGCAGCGGCACGACCTGCCGCGCGGCGACCTGGACCGGATCGTGCGCCAGCAGGTGTTCATGGCGCAGCTGGTGAGCCAGATGCTGAGCGCGGGCACGCTCGGCAACCCGGGGCGGCTACAGCAGCTCAGCGATGCCGTCGGGCGCACCGTCGTGCTGGACGAGGACTGGGACGTACTCGCCTTCCTGCGCCAGCTGCGCGACCTCTCGGCCGGGCAGGTGCGGTTCGAGACCATCCCGGTGGCCGACCTGAACGGCATGACCGCCTACGGCGAGGCGGTGGTGAAGGTGGAGCCGAAGACGGTGAAGAAGTACGTGGCCTCGCTCGTCGGCGAGCAGGGCGCGGGGGAGCCCGCGGTGCTGCCCGCCGCGGTCACGGTGGACGTCTACAACTCCTCCGGCGTGGCCGGGCTGGCCGGGCAGGTCTCGGAGGCGCTCACCGGCAAGGGGTTCCGCCCCGGCGAGATCGGCAACTGGACCGGGGAGACGGCGCTCGCCAGCACGGTCGTCGCCGCGGACGCGGACGACCCGAAGGCCGCCGCCGTCGCGGAGGCGCTCGGCGGGCTCCCGGTGCGCGCCGACGCGGCGGTGCTGCCCGGTGCGATCGGCGTGGTGCTGGCGAGCGACTACTCTGGTCCCGGCTCGTCCGCTGCCGGGGTGTTCGACTTCTCGGAGACGGCGGCGGCGACCGCGACGCCCGTGCCACCCGCCCCTCCGATCGCCGCAGGGAACACCGGACCGAAATGCGTGAACTGA
- a CDS encoding TIGR03089 family protein, with protein sequence MRDALTLTEALLDPVLAREPAAPRVTWYDDATGARIELSGLTLANWAAKTANLIRDEFGLAPGARVAVLLPAHWQTAAVLLGCWWAGVEVVLRPDPDADLALVTAQRLADADGVPEVAALSLDALGAPVRDLPIGVTDFATSVRVHGDQFLPGGLGTALDGLTVAEVLAEARGSARRQGFAEGDRVLSSTPWETPAELIDGFLAVLAAGASLVQVVNPDPAQQERRAEAERVTARR encoded by the coding sequence ATGCGAGACGCCCTTACCCTCACCGAGGCCCTGCTCGACCCGGTGCTGGCCCGCGAGCCGGCCGCGCCGCGGGTCACCTGGTACGACGACGCGACCGGCGCCCGGATCGAGCTCTCCGGGCTGACGCTGGCCAACTGGGCGGCCAAGACCGCCAACCTGATCCGCGACGAGTTCGGCCTGGCGCCGGGCGCGCGGGTCGCGGTGCTGCTGCCCGCGCACTGGCAGACCGCGGCGGTGCTGCTCGGTTGCTGGTGGGCCGGGGTCGAGGTGGTGCTGCGCCCGGACCCGGACGCCGACCTGGCGCTGGTCACCGCGCAGCGGCTCGCCGACGCGGACGGCGTGCCCGAGGTGGCCGCGCTCTCGCTGGACGCGCTCGGGGCGCCGGTGCGCGACCTGCCGATCGGGGTCACCGATTTCGCCACCTCCGTGCGGGTGCACGGCGACCAGTTCCTCCCCGGCGGGCTCGGCACCGCGCTGGACGGGCTGACCGTGGCCGAGGTGCTGGCCGAGGCGCGCGGCTCCGCGCGCAGGCAGGGCTTCGCCGAGGGCGACCGGGTGCTCTCCAGCACCCCGTGGGAGACGCCGGCCGAGCTCATCGACGGTTTCCTCGCGGTGCTGGCGGCGGGGGCCTCGCTGGTGCAGGTGGTCAACCCGGACCCGGCGCAGCAGGAGCGGCGAGCCGAGGCCGAGCGGGTCACCGCTCGCCGCTGA
- a CDS encoding cytochrome P450, whose product MKPQYWFRWLSEHGVPRYALRAAAKQGDRFAELVGGPTGVSDPYPLIERMRGDGPLQRTRIAWASFDHDVVRGILRDSRFGVRNPVGLTTPRALQWIKDAAHVPANPVEPPSMLVIDPPEHTRMRKPVASAFTPRAVRRLGDRVEKVTVELLDALPDDGRTDLIASFASRVPIAIISEMLGFPDSDQDLFLEWGDRMTPLLDIGISWRDYRSAFGAMTVMDDYLSAHIGKLRADPGDDILSTLVSTSGLDDYALAATASLLMGAGFETTVNLIGNGVVQLATHPEQLARLRAEPELWPNAIEEILRIDPPVQTTARTALEDVEVGGVQLRAGATVVVSLAGANRDPAVFTDPDRFDVGRENAREHLTFSNGIHVCLGASLARMEGVFALRSLFERFPDLALDGALRHRQLYTLHGYRALPVRLGHRAPREVPQPVS is encoded by the coding sequence ATGAAGCCCCAGTACTGGTTCCGGTGGCTCTCCGAGCACGGGGTGCCGCGCTACGCGCTGCGCGCCGCGGCGAAGCAGGGCGACCGCTTCGCCGAGCTGGTCGGCGGCCCCACCGGGGTCAGCGACCCCTACCCGCTGATCGAGCGGATGCGCGGCGACGGCCCGCTGCAGCGCACCCGGATCGCCTGGGCCAGCTTCGACCACGACGTGGTGCGCGGCATCCTGCGCGACAGCCGGTTCGGCGTGCGCAACCCCGTCGGGCTCACCACGCCACGGGCGCTGCAGTGGATCAAGGACGCGGCGCACGTGCCGGCGAATCCGGTGGAGCCGCCCTCCATGCTGGTCATCGACCCGCCGGAGCACACCCGGATGCGCAAGCCGGTGGCGTCGGCCTTCACCCCGCGCGCGGTGCGCAGGCTCGGCGACCGGGTGGAGAAGGTCACCGTCGAGCTGCTCGACGCGCTGCCCGACGACGGCCGCACCGACCTGATCGCGAGCTTCGCCTCCCGGGTGCCGATCGCCATCATCTCCGAGATGCTCGGCTTCCCCGACTCCGATCAGGATCTCTTCCTGGAGTGGGGCGACCGGATGACCCCGCTGCTCGACATCGGCATCTCCTGGCGCGACTACCGCAGCGCGTTCGGCGCCATGACCGTCATGGACGACTACCTCTCCGCGCATATCGGGAAGCTGCGCGCCGATCCCGGTGACGACATCCTGAGCACCCTGGTGAGCACGAGCGGCCTGGACGACTACGCGCTCGCCGCCACCGCCAGCCTGCTCATGGGCGCCGGCTTCGAGACCACGGTGAACCTGATCGGCAACGGCGTGGTGCAGCTGGCGACCCACCCGGAGCAGCTGGCCAGGCTGCGCGCCGAACCGGAGCTGTGGCCGAACGCCATCGAGGAGATCCTGCGCATCGACCCGCCGGTGCAGACCACCGCGCGCACCGCGCTGGAGGACGTCGAGGTCGGCGGGGTGCAGCTGCGCGCGGGCGCCACCGTCGTCGTCTCACTGGCGGGCGCCAACCGCGACCCGGCGGTCTTCACCGACCCGGATCGCTTCGACGTCGGCCGGGAGAACGCGCGCGAGCACCTGACCTTCAGCAACGGCATCCACGTCTGCCTCGGCGCGAGCCTGGCCCGGATGGAGGGCGTCTTCGCGCTGCGCTCGCTCTTCGAGCGCTTCCCCGACCTCGCGCTGGACGGCGCGCTGCGGCACCGGCAGCTCTACACCCTGCACGGGTACCGGGCGCTGCCGGTGCGGCTCGGGCACCGCGCGCCGCGCGAGGTGCCGCAGCCGGTCAGCTGA
- a CDS encoding carboxylesterase/lipase family protein, with the protein MTMEIETGPEYAAAGAFEATVDHPPAEPVARTRYGAVRGTTAGPVAVWRGIPYGAPVTGADRFRAPRPPEPWSGERPCTEVGDVAPQAMGPMVPVAGKLRMGENCLWLNVFAPRVPRRDAPPRPVMVWLHGGAYCLGTAAQEIYDGRRLAESGDVVVVTVNYRVGVLGFLDLSALGAGFVPNLGLHDQIAALEWVRANIAEFGGDPGNVTLFGESSGAGCVTALLTSPRADGLFHKAIAQSPPATTVFGQERAAKVAHRFLELLELPAGRAAELTELPIQRLAQVAGTLFDEVPVAEPGRLAAAPVVDGTLLPGYPVERFAGGESLRVPLVIGSNRDESSLFRLFRSPIMPVTPDAVNAMLRDISAGHPDLGPERLAEITAAYPDIATARGALAISTDAAFRMPARWVADGHAQHSPTFVYRFDHATPMLRAARVGAGHATELPYVFGNFGTFDHDPTFWLGGRRAAQAVSGRMMRRWTAFAEHGVPAALDGSKHWPPYRPETRPTLLIDAIDRMVDDPDGPFHTAWGPQAVGFS; encoded by the coding sequence ATGACAATGGAGATCGAGACCGGCCCGGAGTACGCGGCCGCCGGTGCCTTCGAGGCCACCGTCGACCATCCGCCCGCCGAGCCCGTCGCCCGTACCCGCTACGGCGCGGTCCGCGGCACCACCGCCGGACCCGTCGCCGTCTGGCGCGGCATCCCGTACGGCGCACCGGTGACCGGGGCGGACCGCTTCCGCGCGCCCCGCCCGCCGGAGCCGTGGTCGGGGGAGCGCCCCTGCACCGAGGTCGGCGACGTGGCGCCGCAGGCCATGGGCCCCATGGTCCCGGTCGCGGGCAAGCTGCGCATGGGCGAGAACTGCCTCTGGCTCAATGTCTTCGCGCCCCGCGTCCCGCGCCGGGACGCCCCGCCGCGCCCGGTCATGGTGTGGCTGCACGGCGGCGCGTACTGCCTCGGCACCGCGGCCCAGGAGATCTACGACGGCCGCAGGCTGGCCGAATCCGGTGACGTCGTGGTGGTCACGGTGAACTACCGGGTCGGCGTGCTCGGCTTCCTCGACCTCTCCGCGCTCGGCGCCGGCTTCGTCCCGAACCTGGGGCTGCACGACCAGATCGCCGCGCTGGAGTGGGTGCGCGCGAACATCGCCGAGTTCGGCGGCGACCCGGGCAATGTCACGCTCTTCGGCGAGTCATCCGGCGCCGGCTGCGTCACCGCCCTGCTCACCTCCCCGCGCGCGGACGGCCTCTTCCACAAGGCCATCGCGCAGAGCCCGCCCGCGACGACGGTCTTCGGGCAGGAGCGCGCGGCCAAGGTGGCGCACCGCTTCCTCGAGCTGCTGGAGCTGCCCGCCGGCCGGGCCGCCGAGCTCACCGAGCTGCCCATCCAGCGGCTCGCACAGGTGGCGGGGACACTCTTCGACGAGGTGCCGGTCGCCGAGCCGGGCAGGCTGGCCGCCGCCCCCGTCGTGGACGGCACGCTGCTGCCCGGCTACCCGGTGGAGCGCTTCGCGGGCGGGGAGTCGCTGCGGGTGCCGCTGGTGATCGGCAGCAACCGGGACGAGTCCTCGCTGTTCCGGCTCTTCCGCTCGCCGATCATGCCGGTGACCCCGGACGCGGTGAACGCCATGCTGCGCGACATCTCCGCCGGCCACCCCGACCTCGGCCCCGAGCGGCTGGCCGAGATCACCGCCGCCTACCCGGACATCGCGACGGCCCGCGGCGCGCTCGCCATCTCCACCGACGCCGCCTTCCGGATGCCCGCGCGCTGGGTGGCGGACGGCCACGCGCAGCACTCGCCGACCTTCGTCTACCGCTTCGACCACGCCACCCCGATGCTCCGCGCGGCCCGGGTCGGGGCGGGCCACGCCACCGAGCTGCCGTACGTCTTCGGCAATTTCGGCACCTTCGACCACGACCCGACCTTCTGGCTCGGCGGCAGGCGCGCGGCGCAGGCGGTCTCCGGCCGGATGATGCGACGCTGGACGGCCTTCGCCGAGCACGGAGTCCCGGCCGCGCTCGACGGCTCCAAGCACTGGCCGCCCTACCGCCCGGAGACCAGGCCGACGCTGCTCATCGACGCCATCGACCGCATGGTCGACGACCCGGACGGCCCGTTCCACACCGCGTGGGGGCCGCAGGCGGTCGGCTTCAGCTGA
- a CDS encoding FmdB family zinc ribbon protein: MPSYQFRCRSCGDTFEVSRPMARSGDPAECPAGHGDTVKLLTTFGTVGASSAPAPMPAAPSGGGCCGGGCCR; the protein is encoded by the coding sequence ATGCCGAGTTACCAGTTCCGCTGCCGCAGCTGTGGGGACACCTTCGAGGTCTCGCGCCCGATGGCGCGCTCCGGCGATCCGGCCGAGTGCCCGGCCGGGCACGGCGATACGGTCAAGCTGCTCACCACCTTCGGGACCGTCGGGGCGTCGAGCGCGCCCGCGCCGATGCCGGCCGCGCCGAGCGGCGGCGGGTGCTGCGGCGGTGGCTGCTGCCGGTAG
- a CDS encoding SelT/SelW/SelH family protein — protein sequence MARVAIEYCTQCRWLLRAAWMAQELLNTFGTDLDEVALVPGTGGIFRITVDAEQIWERKADGGFPDVAQLKQRVRDRVAPDRDLGHLDRDRTS from the coding sequence ATGGCGCGCGTGGCGATCGAGTACTGCACCCAGTGCCGCTGGCTGCTGCGCGCGGCCTGGATGGCGCAGGAACTCCTGAACACCTTCGGCACCGACCTGGACGAGGTCGCGCTGGTACCAGGCACCGGCGGAATCTTCCGGATCACGGTGGACGCCGAGCAGATCTGGGAGCGCAAGGCCGACGGCGGCTTCCCGGACGTGGCACAGCTCAAGCAGCGGGTACGCGATCGGGTCGCGCCGGACCGTGATCTCGGCCACCTGGACCGCGACCGGACCTCCTGA
- a CDS encoding YchJ family protein, with protein sequence MARRCPCGRGEAYDECCGPVLAGERAAPTAAALMRSRYTAFAVGDAAYLLRSWHPRTRPDSIDLDPKTRWRFLEIVRTERGGPFDDEGVVEFAAHHRDPDGSHVLREVSRFARVDGAWHYLDGEVG encoded by the coding sequence ATGGCGAGGCGATGCCCGTGCGGGCGCGGCGAGGCGTACGACGAGTGCTGCGGCCCGGTGCTGGCCGGCGAGCGCGCGGCCCCGACCGCGGCGGCGCTCATGCGCTCCCGCTACACCGCCTTCGCCGTCGGCGACGCCGCCTACCTGCTGCGCTCCTGGCACCCGCGCACCAGGCCGGACTCGATCGACCTCGACCCAAAGACCCGCTGGCGCTTCCTGGAGATCGTGCGCACCGAGCGCGGCGGCCCGTTCGACGACGAGGGCGTGGTCGAATTCGCGGCGCACCACCGCGATCCGGACGGCAGCCACGTGCTGCGCGAGGTCAGCCGGTTCGCGCGGGTGGACGGCGCCTGGCACTACCTGGACGGCGAGGTCGGGTAG